The following coding sequences are from one Sphingomonadaceae bacterium OTU29LAMAA1 window:
- the parC gene encoding DNA topoisomerase IV subunit A translates to MATDFQEPPIGILDAPFDTALSDRYLVYALSTITARSLPDVRDGLKPVHRRLLWAMRLLKLDPSQGYKKCARVVGDVIGKYHPHGDQSVYDAMVRLAQDFALRYPLVDGQGNFGNIDGDNAAAYRYTEARLTQVAIDLMDGLDEDAVAYRPTYNGEEQEPELFPGLFPNLLANGASGIAVGMATSIPPHNAAELLDAAIMLVDKPDAPDVAVLDYVKGPDFPTGGLVVDPAAVIAESYATGRGGFRVRARWVIEREKGGGWQVVVSQIPYGVQKGKLIEQIAGLINDKKFPILTDVRDESDAEVRIVLEPRSRTVDPQVLIDGLFRFSDLETRISLNLNVLDKDRTPRVMSLGGALKAWVEHQFVVLERRTRHRLGKIADRIELLEGYLVAYLNLDRVIEIIRTEDEPKQVMIAEFSLTDRQAEAILNMRLRSLRRLEEFEIRGERDKLDKERGELEALLADPAKQKRRMKRDLKKVRDRYGPETALGARRTTIEEAAPTRDIPLEAMIEREPITVILSQRGWIRAMKGHGDLSSAETLKFKEGDGPAFAFHAQTTDKLLLAAENGRFFTLGADKLPGGRGFGEPVRAMIDLDGSIGITAFLNARGIEQLLIAATDGRGFRVPVAEVIAETRKGKTVMTPRVGARLLIVRPVVANADYVAAIGDNRKFLVFPIAELPVMTRGQGVQIQRFREGSLSDATTFVFAEGMSWPMGGGTGRTRTESDLSLWRTARGAAGRTPPTGFPRDNRFGS, encoded by the coding sequence ATGGCCACCGACTTTCAGGAACCCCCGATCGGCATCCTCGATGCGCCGTTCGATACCGCTCTGTCCGACCGCTATCTGGTCTATGCATTGTCGACGATCACCGCGCGATCCTTGCCGGATGTGCGCGATGGCCTGAAGCCTGTTCACAGGCGTCTTCTGTGGGCGATGCGGCTGCTGAAGCTCGATCCATCGCAGGGTTACAAGAAATGCGCGCGCGTCGTCGGCGACGTCATCGGCAAGTACCATCCGCATGGCGACCAATCGGTCTACGACGCGATGGTCCGCCTCGCGCAGGATTTCGCGCTGCGCTATCCGCTGGTCGACGGGCAGGGCAATTTCGGCAACATCGATGGCGATAATGCCGCCGCCTATCGCTACACCGAGGCGCGGCTGACGCAGGTCGCGATCGACCTGATGGACGGGCTGGACGAGGATGCCGTCGCCTATCGCCCGACGTACAACGGTGAGGAGCAGGAGCCGGAACTGTTCCCCGGCCTGTTCCCCAATCTGCTGGCGAACGGCGCGAGCGGCATCGCAGTCGGCATGGCCACCAGTATCCCGCCGCATAATGCCGCCGAACTGCTCGATGCCGCGATCATGCTGGTCGACAAGCCCGACGCACCCGACGTGGCGGTGCTGGACTATGTGAAGGGTCCGGATTTTCCGACCGGCGGGCTGGTGGTCGATCCGGCAGCGGTGATCGCGGAAAGCTACGCCACCGGGCGCGGCGGCTTCCGGGTGCGCGCGCGTTGGGTAATCGAGCGTGAGAAGGGCGGCGGATGGCAGGTGGTTGTCAGCCAGATTCCCTACGGCGTGCAGAAGGGCAAGCTGATCGAACAGATCGCCGGCCTGATCAACGACAAGAAATTCCCGATCCTGACCGACGTGCGCGACGAATCGGATGCCGAGGTGCGCATCGTGCTGGAGCCGCGCAGCCGCACGGTCGATCCGCAGGTGCTGATAGACGGACTGTTCCGCTTTTCCGATCTGGAGACGCGGATCAGCCTGAACCTCAACGTGCTCGACAAGGATCGCACGCCGCGGGTGATGTCGCTGGGCGGCGCGCTGAAGGCCTGGGTCGAGCATCAGTTCGTGGTGCTGGAACGACGCACGCGGCATCGGCTGGGCAAGATCGCCGACCGGATCGAGCTGCTCGAAGGCTATCTGGTCGCCTATCTCAACCTCGACCGGGTGATTGAGATCATCCGGACCGAAGACGAGCCGAAGCAGGTGATGATCGCCGAATTCAGCCTGACCGACCGGCAGGCGGAGGCGATCCTGAACATGCGGCTGCGCAGCTTGCGCCGGCTGGAGGAATTCGAGATCCGCGGCGAGCGCGACAAGCTCGACAAGGAGCGCGGCGAGCTGGAGGCGCTGCTCGCCGATCCGGCCAAGCAGAAGCGGCGGATGAAGCGTGACCTGAAGAAGGTGCGCGACCGCTACGGGCCGGAAACGGCGCTGGGGGCGCGGCGAACGACGATCGAGGAAGCCGCGCCGACGCGCGACATTCCGCTGGAGGCGATGATCGAGCGCGAGCCGATCACCGTCATCCTGTCGCAGCGCGGCTGGATTCGCGCGATGAAGGGGCATGGCGATCTCTCGTCGGCCGAGACGCTGAAGTTCAAGGAGGGCGATGGTCCCGCCTTCGCCTTTCACGCGCAGACGACGGACAAGCTGCTGCTCGCGGCGGAGAACGGCCGGTTCTTTACGCTGGGCGCGGACAAGCTGCCGGGCGGGCGCGGATTCGGCGAGCCGGTGCGGGCGATGATCGACCTCGACGGGTCCATCGGTATCACCGCCTTTCTGAATGCGCGCGGGATCGAGCAATTGCTGATCGCCGCGACCGATGGGCGCGGTTTCAGGGTGCCGGTGGCAGAGGTGATCGCCGAGACGCGCAAGGGCAAGACGGTCATGACGCCGCGTGTCGGTGCCAGACTGCTGATCGTCCGGCCGGTCGTCGCCAACGCCGATTACGTCGCGGCGATCGGCGACAACCGCAAATTCCTGGTCTTTCCGATTGCCGAACTGCCGGTGATGACCCGCGGACAGGGCGTGCAGATCCAGCGTTTCCGCGAAGGCAGCCTGTCCGACGCGACCACGTTCGTATTCGCCGAGGGAATGAGCTGGCCGATGGGTGGCGGCACCGGACGCACGCGTACCGAAAGCGATCTGTCGCTGTGGCGGACCGCACGCGGTGCGGCGGGACGGACGCCGCCGACCGGTTTTCCGCGTGACAACCGGTTCGGCAGCTGA